In Cycloclasticus sp., a single genomic region encodes these proteins:
- a CDS encoding acyl-CoA dehydrogenase family protein, translating to MLDVTKYGFNSETQQVYDMVYGYSRDELYHLSSKMDNDDWFPEEAFRSMADVGLLGLTVPEQYGGPGLDLCAQAFACEAMSIWNHTMAGNYLASDNLCVNNILRNANESLKQKYLPRLCDGSAIGALGLTEPGAGSDALGSMATTAKRDGDFYVLNGRKLFITNGPVADVLLVYAKTAPEKGAHGISAFIIEKDFPGFSVAQKLVKMGWRGSETGELVFDDCKVPVENLVGKENNGVEIVMSGLDIERVVLCSHAIGISQRALDITIEYAKSRQQFKKPIAAFQMVQSMIADMYTDLELMRCLTYQLLKEIKDLEQGGGGRGEIHMRSAAAALHAGRACMRILDQGVQIHGGMGFMWESEINRLYRTGKILEIGAGTNEVRKLIIAGELLK from the coding sequence ATGCTTGATGTTACTAAATATGGTTTTAACTCAGAAACCCAACAGGTTTACGACATGGTGTATGGCTATTCACGCGATGAACTTTATCATTTATCCAGCAAAATGGATAACGACGACTGGTTCCCTGAGGAAGCCTTTCGGAGCATGGCTGACGTTGGCTTATTAGGCTTAACCGTACCAGAGCAATATGGCGGCCCGGGGCTGGATTTATGCGCTCAAGCATTTGCATGCGAGGCCATGAGTATATGGAATCACACCATGGCGGGTAATTATCTTGCCAGCGATAACCTGTGCGTCAATAACATCCTACGTAATGCAAACGAATCGCTGAAACAAAAATACTTGCCTCGTTTATGTGATGGCTCGGCCATTGGCGCGCTCGGTCTAACAGAGCCCGGTGCCGGTTCCGATGCCCTAGGTAGCATGGCAACAACCGCAAAACGTGACGGCGACTTTTATGTCCTCAATGGTCGCAAACTATTTATCACCAATGGCCCCGTTGCCGACGTGTTATTGGTTTACGCAAAAACAGCACCTGAAAAAGGTGCTCACGGTATCTCAGCCTTCATTATTGAAAAAGATTTCCCGGGGTTCTCAGTGGCTCAAAAATTAGTCAAAATGGGCTGGCGCGGTAGTGAGACAGGTGAACTGGTGTTTGATGATTGTAAAGTACCGGTGGAAAACCTCGTTGGTAAGGAAAATAACGGTGTAGAAATCGTCATGAGCGGCTTGGATATTGAGCGCGTCGTGCTGTGCTCACATGCTATTGGTATTTCACAACGTGCGTTAGACATCACCATTGAATACGCAAAATCACGTCAACAGTTTAAAAAGCCTATCGCTGCCTTCCAAATGGTGCAATCGATGATTGCTGATATGTATACCGATCTTGAACTAATGCGCTGTCTTACTTATCAATTATTAAAAGAAATTAAAGACCTCGAACAAGGCGGTGGTGGCCGCGGTGAAATTCATATGCGCTCTGCAGCTGCTGCTTTACACGCTGGCCGTGCCTGCATGCGCATTCTAGACCAAGGTGTTCAAATACACGGTGGCATGGGCTTTATGTGGGAATCTGAAATCAACCGCTTGTATCGCACCGGTAAGATTCTTGAAATTGGCGCAGGAACTAATGAAGTGCGGAAATTAATCATTGCCGGTGAGCTACTAAAATAA
- a CDS encoding transglutaminase family protein, which yields MTTENMQEFLKPTQFIDSDSEAVKSFAREATQGANSDIEKAIRLYYAVRDRIRYDPYKFYLDEENFTASNTLNEGSSYCIPKAILLTAAARAVGIPAQLGFSDVRNHLSTQKLLDLMETDVFIWHGYTVLYLNGKWVKATPAFNIEMCERFGVKPLEFNGVNDSFMHPFNQQDQKHMEYLTDHGMYADLPYNELIDAIQKTYPKFCAMLAQQQLGNDYNFNTEDITA from the coding sequence ATGACAACAGAAAACATGCAAGAATTTCTCAAACCAACACAGTTTATAGACAGCGATTCTGAAGCGGTTAAATCATTCGCGCGGGAAGCCACTCAAGGCGCGAATAGCGATATTGAAAAAGCAATTCGCTTGTATTATGCGGTTCGCGACAGGATTCGTTACGACCCATACAAGTTTTACCTTGATGAAGAAAACTTTACCGCCAGCAACACCTTAAATGAAGGATCCAGTTACTGTATTCCGAAAGCGATTTTACTAACGGCCGCTGCCCGTGCTGTCGGCATTCCCGCACAACTTGGCTTTTCTGACGTTAGAAATCACCTCAGTACTCAAAAGCTACTCGATTTAATGGAAACCGATGTGTTCATTTGGCATGGCTACACGGTTCTTTATCTTAATGGAAAGTGGGTCAAAGCTACGCCAGCATTTAACATTGAAATGTGCGAGCGATTTGGTGTTAAACCACTGGAATTTAATGGGGTTAATGATTCATTTATGCACCCCTTTAACCAACAAGATCAAAAACATATGGAATACCTCACCGATCACGGCATGTATGCCGACTTACCTTATAACGAACTCATTGATGCCATACAAAAAACCTATCCAAAATTTTGTGCAATGCTCGCACAACAACAACTTGGAAACGATTATAATTTCAATACAGAAGATATCACTGCGTAA
- a CDS encoding DUF2889 domain-containing protein → MPLPKSSHQRKEIHTRQITCKGFQRDDGLWDVDAQIKDIKTYPIDNTYRGTIEPGEPIHEMWIRLTVDTNLLVHDCIAVTDHSPYACCGDITPIFKSLIGKQIAPGWTRLVKSLVAGVQGCTHLADLVAPATTTLYQTMAGIAKGKTDQETSKPFYIDGCHAWVSDGEQVLNFHPEYYTGKNK, encoded by the coding sequence ATGCCCTTACCTAAAAGTAGCCATCAACGAAAAGAGATCCATACCCGCCAAATAACCTGTAAAGGGTTTCAGCGAGACGATGGTTTATGGGATGTGGATGCACAAATAAAGGACATTAAAACCTACCCGATTGACAATACTTACCGTGGCACAATTGAACCGGGCGAACCCATACACGAAATGTGGATACGATTGACCGTCGACACCAATTTACTGGTTCATGATTGTATTGCCGTCACTGACCATTCACCTTACGCTTGTTGTGGTGACATCACCCCTATTTTCAAAAGCCTTATCGGCAAACAAATCGCTCCTGGTTGGACTCGGTTAGTTAAAAGCCTCGTCGCTGGTGTTCAAGGCTGCACACACTTAGCTGACCTGGTTGCTCCCGCTACCACAACTCTGTACCAGACTATGGCTGGAATCGCTAAGGGTAAAACTGATCAGGAAACATCGAAACCCTTTTATATTGACGGCTGTCATGCTTGGGTAAGCGATGGAGAACAAGTGTTAAATTTTCATCCTGAGTATTACACCGGGAAAAATAAGTAA
- a CDS encoding methane monooxygenase/ammonia monooxygenase subunit C, with protein sequence MYFNLQDSDIVFIAIFYCVVSTVIYLKLRKPVSDSVDSMGKIKQVMSLMVWLLFFSGFVVVSGGFLAHQDTAWHQVTLIPDELIPGRMIIYSIFYPLYLIVGGSIWFYAQTRLAADDFDLKFKIALVCTAVAPFMFLPSQDSSVMILSADLWNIIFRSSYWAMMAIWISSLLYLVGRLGLMVVTLSKGEQKI encoded by the coding sequence TTTCTATTGCGTGGTTAGTACCGTTATTTATTTAAAATTACGGAAACCAGTCTCTGATTCAGTTGATTCAATGGGTAAAATCAAACAGGTCATGTCTTTGATGGTGTGGTTGCTTTTCTTTTCAGGCTTTGTTGTGGTGTCTGGTGGGTTCTTGGCCCATCAAGACACGGCTTGGCACCAAGTGACCTTAATACCGGATGAATTAATTCCTGGTCGAATGATCATCTACAGTATTTTTTATCCTTTATACCTTATTGTTGGTGGGTCGATTTGGTTTTACGCACAAACGCGTTTAGCAGCGGATGATTTCGATCTCAAATTTAAAATAGCGTTAGTTTGTACCGCTGTTGCGCCGTTTATGTTTCTACCCAGTCAAGATTCAAGCGTTATGATCTTAAGCGCTGATTTGTGGAATATTATCTTTAGATCTAGTTATTGGGCAATGATGGCGATTTGGATTTCCTCATTGCTTTATTTAGTAGGGCGCTTAGGTTTGATGGTCGTTACGTTGTCTAAAGGCGAGCAAAAGATATAA